Proteins from a genomic interval of Planctomycetota bacterium:
- a CDS encoding YdjY domain-containing protein — protein MRGPTLLLTTLLAILSWTGPTLADEGRLVSVDAEAREVRVKAEVLRVDMPLEFVCVVTGTADHESLLRTRAQPSTVHAALLGVGMRPGRPLRYSEAARRWLAPVGPPMRAEIEWEVEGETRRVRVGEWIRHIETREPMPPQTFVFVGSRLYETNDGGQAYAADATGQLVALVNFESTVIDVDELASSDNATLQWETNVDVVPPAGTPVTLILSPVAGGTPATRPAVEAPPAAARLEQLRADWERAVLPRAEELRDAAQAHYDLMQAYQDEINRLIDQADELRREMDLLQQRFDDLTTPQPAAID, from the coding sequence ATGCGAGGCCCGACGCTGCTCCTGACGACACTGCTCGCGATCCTTTCGTGGACCGGGCCGACCCTTGCCGACGAGGGTCGGCTCGTTTCTGTTGATGCCGAAGCACGGGAAGTCCGCGTCAAGGCAGAGGTGCTGCGGGTCGACATGCCGCTGGAATTCGTCTGCGTCGTCACCGGCACGGCCGATCACGAGAGCCTGCTGCGGACGCGTGCCCAGCCGTCGACCGTCCACGCGGCGCTGCTCGGCGTCGGCATGCGCCCTGGCCGCCCGCTGCGTTACAGCGAAGCCGCACGACGCTGGCTCGCCCCCGTCGGGCCGCCGATGCGCGCGGAGATCGAGTGGGAAGTCGAGGGCGAGACGCGACGGGTTCGCGTCGGCGAGTGGATTCGGCACATCGAAACGCGCGAGCCCATGCCGCCGCAGACGTTCGTCTTCGTCGGCAGCCGGCTCTACGAAACCAACGACGGCGGCCAGGCTTATGCGGCGGACGCGACGGGACAGCTCGTGGCGCTGGTCAACTTCGAGTCGACGGTGATCGACGTCGACGAGCTGGCCAGCAGCGACAACGCGACGCTGCAGTGGGAGACGAACGTCGACGTCGTCCCGCCTGCCGGCACGCCCGTGACACTGATCCTGTCGCCCGTCGCTGGTGGTACACCCGCGACGCGTCCGGCGGTCGAAGCTCCCCCGGCCGCCGCTCGTCTCGAACAGCTGCGAGCGGATTGGGAGCGTGCCGTCCTCCCGCGGGCCGAAGAGCTACGCGACGCCGCCCAGGCGCACTACGACCTGATGCAGGCCTACCAGGATGAAATCAACCGGCTCATCGACCAGGCGGACGAACTGCGTCGCGAGATGGACCTGCTTCAGCAGCGTTTCGACGACCTGACCACGCCCCAGCCGGCTGCGATAGACTGA
- a CDS encoding 3D domain-containing protein: MDADQAIFDETHEDCAANGGGRSWVRRVWPACIFLTGAATVVLFGASGSGGASDGIPTLLVGSNDALVAQTPVLAAPEARAADTLVVDETGEPPGDIVLMEVTAYCPCVKCCGPRAKGVTASGLPVSYNDGLFVAGDTEFFPFGTRLVVPGYGSDGGEVVEVIDRGGAIKGMKLDVYYDSHAEAKKWGRQFLPVRVLPPVIE; the protein is encoded by the coding sequence ATGGATGCGGATCAGGCCATCTTCGATGAAACGCACGAGGACTGCGCTGCCAACGGCGGCGGGCGGTCGTGGGTGAGGCGGGTGTGGCCGGCTTGCATCTTTTTGACCGGGGCGGCAACGGTCGTGCTGTTTGGGGCGTCGGGCTCCGGCGGGGCGTCGGATGGGATTCCCACGTTGCTCGTGGGGTCGAACGACGCGCTTGTGGCACAGACGCCGGTCCTGGCGGCCCCGGAGGCGCGGGCGGCGGACACGTTGGTCGTGGACGAAACCGGCGAGCCGCCGGGCGACATCGTGCTGATGGAAGTCACGGCCTACTGCCCGTGCGTCAAGTGCTGCGGCCCGCGGGCAAAAGGCGTCACGGCCAGCGGCTTGCCGGTTAGCTACAACGACGGCTTGTTCGTCGCGGGCGATACAGAGTTCTTCCCGTTCGGCACGCGCCTGGTCGTTCCTGGCTACGGAAGCGATGGAGGCGAGGTCGTCGAAGTCATCGACCGTGGCGGGGCGATCAAGGGGATGAAGCTCGACGTCTATTACGACAGCCACGCCGAGGCCAAAAAGTGGGGGCGGCAGTTTCTGCCTGTGCGTGTGCTGCCGCCGGTGATTGAGTGA